The segment TGCTTCGAAAATATTCTCAACCGATGAATTATTCTCTTTTTCGGCTCTACCCGGAATACCTGACAACACGCTATTTCTTGAGTCTATGTCTTCAAAAAGTGAGCGTTCATAGTTTCTTAGAAAAGAAGACCCTTTGACCGAAACTGATAGGTTATCAGTAATATGACCTGTGAGGTTTACGTTCAGATTTACCCTGTTACTTATGGCTCCGTTTTCAATCTGTTTCAGCAGTGCAACCGGATTTGAAGCGCCCACACCTGGCAACTGATAGAAAGTGCCATCTTCATTATACACTGGAGCGGTTGGGTCATATTTCAACGCCTCATCCAAAGCATTGTAATTGGCAAAAGCCTGATCGGAGCGGTTTCCACCAATGGTTCCTTCCGCCTCCAGCCACTTGTATATTTGTTGTTTGAAGTTTAATCTAAAATTGGCCGTCTTATTGCTACTATTCAATATTAGCCCCTTGCTATCTCGATAGCCCAAAGAGAAGCGCATCTGGGATGTTTTTGTTCCTTTTGATATTGCTAAAGAATGATAGGAACTCAATTTTGATGTGATCAACTCATCCGTCCAGTTGGTATCAAAACCCTTATCAATAGACTCTTTGCTAAAACCCAAGGTTCTCATCACATCGAGGTATTCCTGAGCATTCAACATTTCGGGGTTTCTTCTTGGCTTCTCTATAAAATAGGAACTGGTATAAATGATCTGACTCTTCTCTCGTTCACCAAACTTAGTCTCCACTATGATTACTCCATTACTACCTCGGGTTCCATAGATAGCGGCTGATGCGGCATCCTTCAGTACGTTAAAGGACTCAATGTCATTAGGGTTTAGAATGTACAAGTCAGGCATAGTACCGTATACACCGTCTATAATTACAAGCGGTTCATTGTTAGCGCTAATGGTACCCACGCCTCTAAGATTTACCTGCGGAGTGCTGTTTGGATCACTTCCTGCTTGGTTTATGATGGAAAGACCCGGCACTTTCCCTTTTAGCAACTCAACAGGATTATTTGTCACTCCTGCTCTGAAATCCTCACTTTTGATTTGAACTATGGAACTAGTAAGCTCCTCCTTTTTAGACGTGCCATAGCCCACAACCACCACTTCATCAAGCGCCTCAATATCCATACTCAACTCTACATTGATCTCAGTACGGCTATCTACGGGCACTTCCATTGTCTTAAAACCAACAAATGAAAATACCAGCACATCCTGTTCCTCTGCCACTATAGAATATAAACCATTCACATCTGTAATAGTGCCAACAGATGTCCCTTTGACTTGCACTGTGGCACCTGGGAGCGTTTCGCCCGAGTCGTCAATCACGCGGCCACTTACTGTGATCTGTGATATTAATTCCTCGTACAGCTGCGGATTTTGGGTATTGTCTAATACCAGTTTTATGGAAATTATTTCATTTACTCTGCGGATAGAAACTTTTGACTGGCTTGACACGTCCTTCATCAATCTTTCCATATTCCATTCTCCTTTTGGAATACTTATCTTTTTACCCTTTAAATCAGAACGGGTATACATAAATGAAAAGTCAGTGACGTCTTCAAGCTCCTTTATGAGACCCAGCAGCTCTTCATGGTTTTGCCTGACATCCACATGGGTCTCCACGAGTCTTTTTCTTTGCGCGAGCGACTCACCGGCAAATGCCATCGTGAGCGAATAGCAAAA is part of the Marinoscillum sp. 108 genome and harbors:
- a CDS encoding TonB-dependent receptor; translation: MNTKVHLFISFMSKLAICTMIFCYSLTMAFAGESLAQRKRLVETHVDVRQNHEELLGLIKELEDVTDFSFMYTRSDLKGKKISIPKGEWNMERLMKDVSSQSKVSIRRVNEIISIKLVLDNTQNPQLYEELISQITVSGRVIDDSGETLPGATVQVKGTSVGTITDVNGLYSIVAEEQDVLVFSFVGFKTMEVPVDSRTEINVELSMDIEALDEVVVVGYGTSKKEELTSSIVQIKSEDFRAGVTNNPVELLKGKVPGLSIINQAGSDPNSTPQVNLRGVGTISANNEPLVIIDGVYGTMPDLYILNPNDIESFNVLKDAASAAIYGTRGSNGVIIVETKFGEREKSQIIYTSSYFIEKPRRNPEMLNAQEYLDVMRTLGFSKESIDKGFDTNWTDELITSKLSSYHSLAISKGTKTSQMRFSLGYRDSKGLILNSSNKTANFRLNFKQQIYKWLEAEGTIGGNRSDQAFANYNALDEALKYDPTAPVYNEDGTFYQLPGVGASNPVALLKQIENGAISNRVNLNVNLTGHITDNLSVSVKGSSFLRNYERSLFEDIDSRNSVLSGIPGRAEKENNSSVENIFEATSNFNQQFGKHNIKLLAGYSLINNVTHGSNMFNRGFLTNKLKYNDIGAGSFLQDGRADFGSFKQSYRLIAFFGRFNYSWSTKYLFNASLRQEGASVFGENNKWGLFPAVSGGWRISQEDFMSDLPFISSLKLRAGYGVTGRSQGIAPYQSLARIGESGRALYNGQWIFTYGPINNPNPDLRWERSKELNIGLDFGVLSERVTGSVDFYTRITDDLLGSFNTQTPPSLEPVLFTNVGSIKNQGIEFIGTFKAIDGNEFKWDITPTFSINTNEVISLANDQFQADTIYYGDYGNVATSLYMMAEGTAVGTFYGFKFKEIGSDGKWVFKDQNNDGRIDENIDYQVIGNGLPKYFFSLNNQFSWRQFDLSIYMVGAAGYHVFNEKRLWYENTANSPSNYFKSMLDEPQSSLDDRLRFSDYYLEKGNYLRLDNITLGYNLKNVSVFKQARIYTTVTNVALLTNYSGIDPEVGSGTNGGLSFGWDTRSFYPRSATYLLGLNITF